A single region of the Malaclemys terrapin pileata isolate rMalTer1 chromosome 2, rMalTer1.hap1, whole genome shotgun sequence genome encodes:
- the TMEM200C gene encoding transmembrane protein 200C, with protein MIATGGLLRISARKQDPLRPQSQPPKRKRKARKKRKNDVVVVKGKLKLCSVSGLIALCGILVLLVGIALAVVGYWPKPSPVYREGSFGGSKHLPAQGGATKNRSSRGQPGAQGGSHPDTPRANSSSSSSSSRGSPRAVPAPSSVGFLFQLFSGYLHSDKLKVLGPLIMGIGIFLFICANAVLHENRDRKTKIINLRDLYSTVIDAHSLRAKEGGGPAAAPLNGFVSYVQQARGLGGGGSGGEALGAAARLAQSSWPQALGAPAPRCSSFSASPPSLAEAVYSIYRERAALAGRPLGAATPPCSPAPGWGRRSTASSLVGSSLSAFTLLPLGQAEGTGGESCGWRRSPGEPGARASPRGEFELSLSELGSGSPLGPGQGRRHKRVLRRQSTSCLPDARRPLSLGSPQTRASSKELDSTSLLAKAASSTYSRSLDLGGSPPFTPPGVRRGSQSDPSSSNKGYTHLEEAGTSLESIANTPASKTQDCEEDPKGEIGPLEGASKEQTVQQPQQIQRQYTKKEKLFMISRSHATAGMEDGELESTGV; from the coding sequence ATGATCGCCACTGGAGGCCTCCTGAGGATCTCGGCCAGGAAACAGGACCCCCTGcgaccccagagccagccccccaaACGCAAACGCAAAGCCAGAAAGAAGCGCAAGAACGACGTGGTGGTGGTGAAGGGCAAGCTGAAGCTGTGCTCCGTCTCGGGGCTCATCGCCCTCTGCGGCATCCTGGTGCTGCTGGTGGGCATCGCCTTGGCCGTGGTGGGCTATTGGCCCAAACCCAGCCCCGTCTACCGGGAGGGCAGCTTCGGGGGGAGCAAACACCTGCCCGCGCAGGGCGGCGCCACCAAAAACCGCTCCAGCCGGGgccagccgggggcgcaaggGGGATCCCACCCGGACACCCCTAGagccaactcctcctcctccagcagcagcagccgggggtcCCCCCGCGCCGTGCCGGCCCCTTCCTCGGTGGGATTCCTCTTCCAGCTCTTCTCGGGCTACCTGCACTCGGACAAGCTCAAGGTGCTGGGCCCCCTCATCATGGGCATCggcatcttcctcttcatctGCGCCAACGCGGTGCTGCACGAGAACCGCGACCGCAAGACCAAGATCATCAACCTGCGGGACCTCTACTCCACCGTCATCGACGCGCACAGCCTGCGGGCCAAGGAGGGCGGGGGCCCGGCCGCCGCCCCGCTCAATGGCTTCGTCAGTTACGTGCAGCAGGCCCGGGGGCtgggcggcggcggcagcggggGGGAAGCCTTGGGCGCCGCGGCCAGGCTGGCCCAGAGCTCctggccccaggccctgggcgCCCCCGCGCCCCGCTGTTCCTCCTTCTCCGCctccccgcccagcctggccgaGGCCGTCTACAGCATCTACCGGGAGCGAGCCGCCCTGGCCGGCCGCCCGCTGGGCGCCgccacccctccctgcagccccgcgCCCGGCTGGGGCCGGCGCAGCACCGCCAGCTCCCTGGTGGGCTCCTCGCTCAGCGCCTTcaccctgctgcccctgggcCAGGCCGAGGGCACGGGCGGGGAGAGCTGCGGCTGGCGGCGGTCGCCGGGCGAGCCCGGGGCCAGGGCGAGCCCGCGGGGCGAGTTCGAGCTGAGCCTGAGCGAGCTCGGCAGCGGCAGCCCcctagggccagggcaggggcgcAGGCACAAGCGGGTACTGAGGCGTCAGAGCACAAGCTGCCTGCCTGACGCCAGGcggcccctctcccttggctccCCTCAGACTCGGGCTAGCAGCAAGGAGCTGGACTCCACCAGCCTTTTAGCCAAGGCTGCTTCTTCCACCTACTCCAGATCTCTGGATCTGGGCGGCTCGCCTCCCTTCACTCCGCCTGGGGTCAGGAGAGGCTCCCAGTCTGACCCATCCAGCAGCAATAAGGGCTACACGCACCTGGAGGAGGCAGGCACCTCCTTGGAGTCTATTGCCAACACCCCCGCCAGTAAAACCCAGGACTGTGAGGAGGACCCAAAAGGGGAGATCGGCCCCCTAGAGGGAGCCAGTAAAGAACAAACAGTGCAGCAACCTCAGCAAATTCAGAGACAATATACAAAGAAAGAGAAGCTCTTCATGATTTCCAGGTCACACGCCACGGCAGGGATGGAGGATGGGGAGCTGGAAAGCACGGGCGTTTGA